The following is a genomic window from Bacteroidia bacterium.
GCGACAAGGGTCTATGGGTACATTGAACCGAAGCGCGTCAGCGGGAAACAATCGTCCCGGATGGAAAATACGAATGACGCGTGATATAATCCTGTTCGGGGAAGAACATCTCTTCACTTTTTGGAATGGGCTGAATTCTCACCCCTGTCGCATGAGAAAACGCGCAACGATTCCCGGTGAGGAAAACGGATTGATTCGGGTGCATGTGAAGCCATTAGGACAGGTCCATGACTCTCTCCACCCCGACATCCTCAAGAAAGACACTGTCGTGTGAAACCACGAGGAGTGTTCCCCGGTACTCGTTAACCGCGTGGGTGAGGATGTCTATGCTTTGCAGGTCCAGATTGTTGGTCGGTTCGTCGAGCACGAAGATGTCCGGTGTCTGATGGGCTATCATGAGACAGCAAAGCGAAAGACGGAGCTTTTCGCCGCCGCTGAGCGTGCCGCAGGGCTTGTCGAGGAAGGACTCATCGAACAGAAAGCGATAGAGACGAATGCGCAGCTCGTGTTCCTCGAGTGCCTCACGGTTGTACAGGCACACCTGCTCATACACGGTTCGCTCATCGCGGATCAGCGAATAGTCCTGATCAATGAACACCGCATGCATTCGGGCGCGCTGTACCGCGCCGACCGCAGGTTCGATATCCCCAAGCAGAAGGCGCAGCAACGTGCTTTTCCCCGAACCGTTGGCGCCACACAGACTGATGCGCTCGCCGCTGCGTATGGTGAAACGCAACGGAGCGGACCAGAGCAGATCACCGCCGAAGTGGTGATTCATGTCCAACGCTTCAAGGAGGATTTTCCCCTGATACAGGTCGGGATCACCGAAATCCAATCTGAGTCTGCGGTGCGACGGAAGACGTTGCCGCGCTTGAAGCAATTGTTCCTGCATGGAATCTTGTTTTGCTTCGTGCTCCTGGCGCAGGCGCCTGGCGCTGCGCTCTGCCGTATCCTTGCGCTTCTTCCGGGCGATGCGTGGTCCGCCGCCGGCGTCGAGCTTTTTTCGTCCGCGAACCTCTCCCTTTTCTTTCCGTTCCCGCACCTCGCGTGCCTCGCGTTCGGCTTTGCGTACGGCGGTTGAAAAATTGCCGACCTCTTGTATTGCCGCCTGTTCCTGTGCGGATTTTTGTGCCAGATAGAGATCGTAACCGCCGCCGTAGAAAACCAATCCCCGCGATGTCAATTCGCAGACGGGACTGAGGAGACGCAGCAATAGTCGATCATGGGTCACGACCACGAGAGTGTCCGTCGTATCGCGGATATAGTCGTAGAGCAGCGCTCGGCTGTGTACGTCCAGATGATTGCTGGGTTCATCCATGAGCACGATATCAGGCCGATGCAGGCGGATTCCGGCGAGGAAGACCTTGGTTTTCTCTCCCCCGCTGAGTCTGGAGAGGGGTTCTGCGAGATCGACTCCCGGCAGTTGCCAGAGGTCGAGCGCCTCGCGGCAGCGCTCTTCGATATTCCAGTCCTCGTCGAGCACTTCGAAGTGGACCGCAAGCGTTTCACCGTTCAGTATGGCCCGCAGAGCGTGCAGCTTCCCGGAGACGCCAAGAGCATCCGCGATGGTGCAGGTATCAAACTGACCGAAGTGCTGTGGGATGTAGAAGCGGCGTCCTTCGCACATCACTGCACCGCTTGTGGGTTCGATCAACCCCGCCATGATGCGCAACAGGGTGGATTTGCCCGTACCATTATTCCCGATCAGCGCGGTCTTGTGACGGTTGGCGAATGACGCGGAGATATTTTCGAACAGGAGTT
Proteins encoded in this region:
- a CDS encoding ATP-binding cassette domain-containing protein, whose amino-acid sequence is MLTVQNITYRHPDKELLFENISASFANRHKTALIGNNGTGKSTLLRIMAGLIEPTSGAVMCEGRRFYIPQHFGQFDTCTIADALGVSGKLHALRAILNGETLAVHFEVLDEDWNIEERCREALDLWQLPGVDLAEPLSRLSGGEKTKVFLAGIRLHRPDIVLMDEPSNHLDVHSRALLYDYIRDTTDTLVVVTHDRLLLRLLSPVCELTSRGLVFYGGGYDLYLAQKSAQEQAAIQEVGNFSTAVRKAEREAREVRERKEKGEVRGRKKLDAGGGPRIARKKRKDTAERSARRLRQEHEAKQDSMQEQLLQARQRLPSHRRLRLDFGDPDLYQGKILLEALDMNHHFGGDLLWSAPLRFTIRSGERISLCGANGSGKSTLLRLLLGDIEPAVGAVQRARMHAVFIDQDYSLIRDERTVYEQVCLYNREALEEHELRIRLYRFLFDESFLDKPCGTLSGGEKLRLSLCCLMIAHQTPDIFVLDEPTNNLDLQSIDILTHAVNEYRGTLLVVSHDSVFLEDVGVERVMDLS